The genomic window CCAAAACCAGGACAAGTCAAGGCTTCAGAAGCAGGAAAGGAAAAAATTCTAGAGAAGATACAAGAAAAAGAATGGACTAAAGGCGACGATAGCGAAGCTTTGACTGTTGCAAGTCAGAAGCTATTTAAAAAAAAGATTGAAAATTTTACAGATGACAAAGAACAGATTAATATTGAAGAACTTAAAAAGAGAATCAAAAGCAAACTTATTTTTAATGACTATACTTATCAATCTTTTTTAGATGAGATAGAAAAAATAGAAAGTAAAAACAATAAAATTACTATTAATAAATGTTTGGAAATAATAGAATCTAAAAATGTTCGTTTCAAAGGTATATCCTATAATAGTAGTTGGAAAAAATTTTATAATGGCAACTATCTGGACAAGGATATATTTAAAGCTTATTGGGATGCTTTAGAATTAGGAGATTGGAGAGATTATATTGATTACCCTGAAAATTCTCCTTATGAAAAATCTGATAGAAATTCTGAGAAATTGTTGACGGGCTTATCATTATTCAATCATAAATCACAAATTAAATTATTAGAAAAAAATTTTCCTGACCCTACATTAGCGTTTCTGATTAGTAAGCATCCATGTTCTTTTAGCCAAATTTGGTTACTGCGACGTTTAGAAGCGGAAATTAAGACCTATAATCCTAAAAATTTTAAAGTTTATTCTTTAAATAATACCTTATATTTAGAATCCAAGAAAATAATTAGGTTACAAGACATAAAATCTGTTGTAGACACATTAGATTTCGCACATATAATATATACTTGCGATATCGATCAGATTTCTCTACAAGAATTGCAGAATTATTTGCAAATTTATGAAAATTTAATTGAATATATAAAAAATTTACCAACTATAAGACCAGGAAAAATATTTATATATTTTCTGGTTGGTCAGAATGCAAATAATAATTGTTATCAAGAACTCAAATCTAAACAAGAGAAATTAGAAATTATTGAACTGCATCAAACTTCTATTGATGAATATCAACGCAACAATTTATTACAGGATGAGGTATCTGATATATTACCCAAAATTGCCGCACATCTCAACAAAGGAAAATTATCTGATGAAGAAAAAAACATTGCTGCTCAATTGATTAAAGAGATGAAAAATGAGATAACTGCCGAAAAATTACTCAAAGTCATTTATCGTTATTTTAATTGTTATTTTGGTTACGAAACAACCACCTTTGCTAAATGGACTAATTACCCATGACTTCAAAAATCCCTGAATATACCGCAGAAAAACAGCCCCCTGTTGGCGGAGAATATAATGATAAATTAAAGCGTAATATTTATCCTTACTATCCCAGTGACACTTTAAAAGAAGCCGTTAATTTAGCTATTAGATTAAATCGTCCATTGCTCTTAGAAGGTGAACCTGGTTGCGGTAAGAGTGAATTATCTCGCGCGGTATTTTATGAATTGAGTCAGAAATACACTAATTATGATTGGGATTATTGCCTCTGGAATGTCCAGTCAACTAGCAAAGCTCAAGACGGATTTTACACCTACGATTATATTGGCAGGTTACAAGCGGCACAATTAGAAAAAATCAATATTCAATATAACGCATCTAATCCAGCGAATCCAGCAAATTATCTAGAATTAGGAGCATTGGGTTATGCTTTTGATAGAGATTTTGTCAAGAAATTAAATCGAGGATATAAGCAAAAGGAAAATCAAAAACCATATCGAACAATAGTTTTAATTGACGAAATCGATAAAGCCGATACCGACTTTCCTAATGACCTTTTATTGGCTTTAGAAGAACAACGGTTTGAAATTAAAGATTTGCGTCCTCGGCGTTGGTTAACAGCAAACTCTGATGCACCTCCTATTGTGTTTATTACATCTAATCAAGAAAGAGAATTACCTAATGCTTTTCTGCGGCGTTGTCTGTATCATTATATTGAGCCTCCCAGCAAAGATGAACTAAAAACAATTATTGCATCGAGATTTAAATCACCACCAAAAGATTTAGTAAATCAAGCTATTCAACGATTTTTAGAATTACGGGAAGCAATGAATGATGACAAGGAGGAAACAGCGAAAAAAGTCAGCACTAGTGAATTAATTGACTGGTTTACTATTTTAAATACTTATCCACCAGAGGAAGTGTTAGAAAAGTTAGAAGAAGAAAGATATCCTTTCTCTAGTACACTTTTCAAAAATCGCCAAGATAAAAGCGACTATAGTTAGTTCGTAGTGAGGGCTTCAGCCCTCTTTTATGAGTAATTTAAGGGCTAAAGCCCTTACTACAAACCAGATAAAATTATGAGTGAACCGCCACTGCTAAATTTATTTCTACGCTTGCGAGAAGCTGGCTTACCTTTGGGTATTGACCAGTATGATTTAGCAGTGAGAACATTATTACAATCTGTAGAAGTTGGATTAGATATTGGTGATAAACAAGCAGTAAAACAGTTGTGTCAAACTATCTGGGTAAAATCTCGACAACAACAACGCTTGTTTGATAAATGCTGGAATGAAATGATATCTCATCCAGCAAGATTGAGTGAATCTACTATTATTAAGCCGCCTGTGGGAGAACCAGCAACTCCAACAGATATAAATAAGCCTGAAGAAACTAAGCCAGTAGAAGAAACAGAAGAACCGCCAAAACAAGAAGAAGAAGCGGAATTTGTCACCACGCCTATTAGTGATAATGAAGTTGTCACATCTATTTCTACCAAACTCAAGGAACGAGATTATTTCCCGGTAAGTCGTGACAAACTGCGCCGAAGTTGGCGACTGTTAACGCAAAAGTTACCAAGTAGCATTCCTAGTCAGATAGATATCCCTAACACAGTTATCGATATCGCCAAGCGGGGATTTTTTGTTAAACCTGTGTTGACTCCGGCAGCAAATCAGTATCGAGAAGTAGTATTATTAATTGACCAAAACGGCTCAATGTCTCCTTTTCATCCGTTTTGTCGCCAATTGGTAGAAATTTGGCGGGGAGCGAAAATTTACTACTTCCACAATGTCCCGACAGAAATTTACTCTGACTCTCAATGTGAGGAAGCTGAATCAATTAAGTCGATGTTAGCGCGATGCTCAAAAGAGAAAACTTTGGTGGTGATAGTCAGTGATGCGGGTGCGGCGCGGTTGCGTGTAGTTCCCGAACGGTGGGAAGCAACTGGGGAATTTTTGGCGATGCTTACACCTCATGTTAAGAGGGTAGCATGGCTCAACCCCTTGCCGTGTTTTCATTGGCAAAATACCACGGCGGAATTTATCGCTCAGATAGATGGGTTGAAGATGTTTGCGCTAGAAGTTGCTGAATATCAGCAAATGCTGCAATGGTTACTTGATGGTAAGCCTGTCAAAATTTTAAATCGAGAAAATCAAACTAAAACTATTGGTAGT from Nostoc sp. UHCC 0870 includes these protein-coding regions:
- a CDS encoding AAA family ATPase gives rise to the protein MTSKIPEYTAEKQPPVGGEYNDKLKRNIYPYYPSDTLKEAVNLAIRLNRPLLLEGEPGCGKSELSRAVFYELSQKYTNYDWDYCLWNVQSTSKAQDGFYTYDYIGRLQAAQLEKINIQYNASNPANPANYLELGALGYAFDRDFVKKLNRGYKQKENQKPYRTIVLIDEIDKADTDFPNDLLLALEEQRFEIKDLRPRRWLTANSDAPPIVFITSNQERELPNAFLRRCLYHYIEPPSKDELKTIIASRFKSPPKDLVNQAIQRFLELREAMNDDKEETAKKVSTSELIDWFTILNTYPPEEVLEKLEEERYPFSSTLFKNRQDKSDYS